In one Amia ocellicauda isolate fAmiCal2 chromosome 2, fAmiCal2.hap1, whole genome shotgun sequence genomic region, the following are encoded:
- the mep1ba gene encoding meprin A subunit beta, whose amino-acid sequence MLLSDFLGLSPYRMASYSAFLILSLFLQHALLLPTPQDIEIDVDEGKDKDIFDINAEFGLDLFEGDIEYDWKQGRNSILGDQYRWPKTIPYYLEDSVEINAKGVILKAFEQYRLKTCIDYKPWTGEPNYISVFKGSGCFSSVGNRHVGKQRLSIGSNCDKIATIEHEFLHALGFWHEQSRSDRNDYVTIMWDRISAGKEHNFNMYNDTVSSSLNVAYDYNSMMHYSKTAFQNGTEPTIVTKIPHFSNVIGQRMEFSDSDLLKLHRLYNCSSSITFMEQCSFELENICGMIQGTADNADWQHVMNVPGKPLTDHTNMGKCKGTGYLMHFNTATGSVGDKALLESRILYPKRGFQCLQFFYYHSGNKDDELNIYVREYDEATPQGILKLVEKIIGPPKDYWQLHHVRLYVAKKFRVVFEGRKGALSSSGGFSIDDINLSETECPTHMWHIRNFTHLLAESLPGQSGKLYSPRFYSAEGYAFQIGLYLNGTTDNPGNLAIYLYLTSGANDDRLQWPCPWKQATMVLLDQHPDIRHRMSNQRSFTTDPTEKKTESGNTYFFWDNPQKVGKLVTDSDGTTYHRGPGRGTSSFLTHLRLMNRDFIKGDDVFFLLSFEDISRLLVSQPLPPTTLTPPTTVTTSQPNITIELCKTNICENDGICVVEQGKSVCRCAVGDDWWYTGDKCQSRGRSQDAVTTAVASSMSVFAAMLIITAVSVFCLKKKYNKQLKDKNQGMIMENKHTNKV is encoded by the exons ATGCTGTTGTCTGACTTTCTGGGACTAAGCCCATACAGAATGGCTTCTTACTCTGCCTTTCTCATTTTGAGTTTGTTTCTTCAGCATGCCTTGCTTCTG CCTACACCTCAGGATATTG AAATTGATGTGGATGAAGGAAAAGACAAGGACATTTTCGATATAAATGCAG AATTTGGACTAGATCTTTTTGAAGGGGATATAGAGTATGACTGG AAACAGGGCAGAAACTCCATTTTGGGTGATCAATACAGGTGGCCAAAAACAATCCCATACTACCTGGAAGACAGTGTAG aaataaatgCCAAAGGAGTTATCTTGAAGGCCTTTGAACAATATAGGCTAAAAACATGTATTGACTACAAACCCTGGACTGGAGAGCCCAACTATATTTCAGTCTTTAAAGGCAGTGG GTGCTTCTCTTCTGTTGGGAACCGTCATGTGGGAAAACAAAGACTTTCGATTGGAAGCAACTGTGATAAAATTGCCACTATCGAGCATGAATTTCTCCATGCTCTGGGATTCTGGCATGAGCAGTCAAGATCTGACCGAAATGACTATGTCACAATCATGTGGGATCGTATTTCAGCGG GCAAAGAGCACAATTTTAACATGTACAATGACACAGTGTCTAGTTCATTGAATGTAGCATATGACTACAACTCCATGATGCACTACAGCAAGACCGCATTTCAAAATGGAACAGAACCGACCATTGTCACAAAAATCCCTCACTTCAGCAATGTGATTGGTCAACGCATGGAATTCAGTGACAGTGACCTTCTCAAGCTCCACAGGCTGTACAACTGCT CATCATCCATAACATTTATGGAGCAATGCAGTTTTGAGTTGGAAAATATCTGTGGCATGATCCAAGGCACAGCTGATAATGCTGACTGGCAGCATGTTATGAATGTCCCTGGAAAGCCATTGACAGATCACACAAACATGGGAAAGTGCAAAG gtacaGGCTACCTTATGCACTTCAATACAGCCACCGGCAGTGTGGGAGACAAAGCTTTGTTAGAGAGTAGGATACTGTACCCCAAAAGAGGCTTCCAGTGCTTACAATTCTTCTATTATCACAGTGGAAATAAAGATGATgaactaaatatatatgttcGAGAATATGATGAAGCCACTCCTCAAGGAATACTGAAGCTCGTGGAGAAAATCATAG GACCCCCCAAGGACTACTGGCAGCTACATCATGTACGTTTGTATGTGGCCAAGAAGTTCCGTGTCGTATTTGAAGGAAGAAAAGGAGCACTAAGTTCATCTGGAGGCTTCTCAATTGATGATATTAACCTATCTGAAACAGAGTGCCCTACTCATATGTGGCACATAAGAAATTTCACACATCTCTTAGCAGAAAGTCTCCCTGGACAATCTGGAAAACTTTATAGCCCGCGATTCTACTCTGCTGAGGGATATGCTTTTCAGATTGGTTTGTATTTAAATGGTACCACTGATAATCCAGGTAACCTTGCCATATATTTATATCTAACGTCCGGTGCAAATGATGACCGACTGCAATGGCCCTGCCCATGGAAACAAGCAACCATGGTACTGTTGGACCAACATCCTGACATACGCCATAGAATGTCAAACCAGAGAAGCTTTACTACCGATCCTACAGAGAAGAAAACTGAGA GTGGAAACACATACTTTTTTTGGGATAACCCTCAGAAAGTAGGGAAACTGGTTACAGATTCTGATGGAACTACATATCACCGAGGTCCAGGAAGAGGCACCAGTTCATTCCTAACTCATCTAAGACTGATGAACAGAGACTTTATAAAAGGAGACgatgtttttttcctcttgtCCTTCGAAG ACATTTCAAGACTTCTAGTTTCTCAGCCACTTCCACCCACTACATTAACTCCTCCAACTACAGTCACAACCAGCCAGCCAAACATTACCATAGAGCTCTGCAAGACCAACATCTGTGAGAATGATGGCATTTGTGTTGTTGAACAAGGGAAGTCTGTCTGCAG GTGTGCCGTAGGTGATGACTGGTGGTACACAGGGGACAAATGTCAGAGTAGAGGACGATCCCAGGACGCGGTCACCACTGCTGTGGCATCATCCATGTCAGTGTTTGCAGCCATGTTAATAATCACTGCAGTGAGTGTGTTTTGTCTGaagaagaaatataataaacaaCTGAAGGACAAGAACCAAGGAATGATCATGGAAAAT aaacacacaaacaaggtATGA